One region of Drosophila teissieri strain GT53w chromosome 2L, Prin_Dtei_1.1, whole genome shotgun sequence genomic DNA includes:
- the LOC122611924 gene encoding aldehyde dehydrogenase, mitochondrial-like → MLRVLKTGALLRSQTKNFAAAVANYSSLPQPQTQPDILYTGVFINNEWHKSKSSKTFETINPTTEQAIAEIQCGDKDDIDLAVQAARNAFKLGSPWRRMDASERGRLLYRLADLMERDQVYLASLETLDNGKPYSMSYNVDLPTAIKNLRYFAGWADKNHGKTIPMDGEFFTYTRHEPVGVCGQIIPWNFPILMMAWKLGPALATGNTIVLKPAEQTSLTALYIAQLVKEAGFPEGVVNVVPGFGGAGAALANHSDVDKVAFTGSTDVGKLIQLASGNTNLKRVTLELGGKSPNIILADTDLDYAVETAHFGLFFNMGQCCCAGSRTFVEDKIYDEFVERSAERAKKRTVGNPFDQNTEQGPQVNEEQMEKILGMIKTGKKQGAKLVAGGSRQDDLPGYFIQPTVFADVQDDMTIAREEIFGPVQQLIRFKKLDEVIERANNSEYGLAAAVFTKDLDKANYIVGGLRAGMVWVNTYNVLPAQAPFGGYKMSGHGRENGEYALSNYTEVKSVIVKVAQKNS, encoded by the exons ATGCTGCGCGTTTTGAAGACCGGTGCCCTGCTGCGTTCCCAAACGAAGAACTTCGCAGCAGCTGTTGCGAACTACTCCTCCCTCCCGCAGCCGCAGACTCAGCCCGATATCCTCTACACAGGG GTGTTCATCAACAACGAGTGGCACAAGAGCAAGTCGTCCAAAACATTCGAAACCATCAACCCCACCACGGAGCAGGCCATCGCCGAAATCCAGTGTGGTGATAAGGACGATATCGATCTTGCCGTCCAGGCTGCCCGCAATGCATTCAA ATTGGGATCCCCATGGCGTCGCATGGATGCCTCGGAGCGGGGCCGCCTTCTCTACCGCCTGGCTGATCTCATGGAGCGCGATCAGGTTTATCTTGCC AGTCTGGAGACCCTCGACAACGGCAAGCCCTACAGCATGTCCTACAACGTGGATCTCCCGACTGCCATCAAGAACCTGCGCTACTTCGCTGGATGGGCGGACAAGAACCATGGCAAGACCATTCCCATGGACGGAGAATTCTTCACTTACACCCGCCACGAGCCCGTGGGCGTGTGCGGCCAGATCATTCCCTGGAACTTCCCCATCCTGATGATGGCCTGGAAACTGGGTCCCGCTCTGGCCACCGGCAACACCATTGTGCTGAAGCCCGCCGAGCAGACCAGCTTGACTGCCCTGTACATTGCCCAGTTGGTGAAGGAGGCTGGCTTCCCGGAGGGTGTGGTCAATGTGGTTCCCGGATTTGGAGGTGCTGGCGCTGCCTTGGCTAACCACAGCGACGTGGATAAGGTGGCCTTCACCGGTTCCACCGATGTGGGCAAGCTTATCCAGCTCGCATCCGGAAATACCAACCTGAAGCGCGTGACACTGGAGTTGGGAGGCAAGTCGCCCAACATTATTCTGGCTGACACCGATCTGGACTACGCCGTCGAGACGGCCCACTTTGGCCTGTTCTTTAACATGGGCCAGTGCTGCTGTGCGGGATCTCGTACCTTCGTGGAGGACAAGATCTACGATGAGTTTGTGGAGCGCAGTGCGGAGCGGGCTAAGAAGCGCACCGTGGGCAATCCCTTCGATCAGAACACTGAGCAGGGTCCTCAGGTGAACGAGGAGCAGATGGAGAAGATCCTCGGAATGATCAAAACAGGCAAGAAGCAGGGCGCCAAGTTGGTCGCCGGTGGCAGTCGCCAAGATGATCTGCCCGGCTACTTCATCCAGCCCACGGTGTTTGCCGATGTCCAGGATGACATGACCATTGCCAGGGAGGAGATCTTTGGACCGGTCCAGCAGCTGATCCGCTTCAAGAAGCTGGATGAGGTCATCGAGCGGGCCAACAACTCCGAGTACGGATTGGCCGCCGCCGTCTTCACCAAGGATCTGGACAAGGCCAACTACATTGTGGGTGGCCTGCGTGCCGGTATGGTGTGGGTGAACACCTACAACGTCCTCCCCGCCCAGGCTCCATTCGGTGGCTACAAAATGTCCGGCCATGGACGTGAGAACGGAGAGTACGCTCTGTCCAACTACACGGAGGTCAAGAGCGTCATCGTCAAGGTGGCCCAGAAGAACTCCTAG
- the LOC122611926 gene encoding 28 kDa heat- and acid-stable phosphoprotein-like yields MPRGKFVNYKGRTRQFTSPEELQQDSEDDSDQVSGSGSDGEDQEAAVVGGASSSSSIAKNRHLQKATRNQKITSAADAEGASSSEEREAESRDAKKGVASLIEIENPNRVAKKGPQKVPTIVLDQSKPGLSRRGRDSAKDQSARQRYEKLHTAGKTTEARADLARLALIRQQREETAARRAAEKKAADMVTKKPFAK; encoded by the coding sequence ATGCCACGAGGAAAGTTCGTGAACTACAAGGGTCGCACTCGCCAATTCACTTCGCCCGAGGAACTGCAGCAGGACTCGGAGGACGACAGCGACCAGGTCAGCGGCTCTGGGTCGGATGGCGAAGATCAAGAGGCAGCCGTCGTCGGTGGAGCCAGTTCATCATCCTCCATTGCGAAGAATCGCCACTTGCAAAAAGCTACTCGCAATCAGAAGATCACTTCAGCTGCGGACGCTGAAGGGGCCAGTTCTTCCGAGGAACGCGAAGCGGAATCTCGTGATGCCAAAAAGGGCGTGGCCTCACTCATCGAAATCGAGAATCCCAACCGGGTGGCCAAGAAGGGTCCACAAAAGGTGCCCACCATTGTGCTCGATCAATCCAAGCCGGGGCTATCACGCCGCGGTCGAGATTCGGCCAAGGATCAGAGTGCGCGACAGCGTTACGAGAAACTCCATACCGCTGGTAAAACCACCGAGGCTAGGGCCGACTTGGCCAGACTGGCTCTGATCCGGCAGCAACGCGAGGAAACCGCCGCCAGGCGGGCGGCGGAGAAGAAGGCAGCCGATATGGTCACCAAGAAGCCGTTTGCCAAGTAG